A single window of Rhipicephalus microplus isolate Deutch F79 chromosome 5, USDA_Rmic, whole genome shotgun sequence DNA harbors:
- the LOC142817541 gene encoding palmitoyltransferase ZDHHC20-B-like, translating into MLPSVDQPVTLIEDGSNVRRGSFTKPRPLAWLPVLLVSALISCAYYAYVLVFCRLIVAEESTAKAVTFGTGFHLLLSMCIWGVVREDDSDDDSRRSTSVPVKRGPGAGSANCQNERTRHGLLEMLASQKGMFTRGPGGSARYCVLCHLLKPDRCHHCSTCRRCIMKMGHHCPWFNNCVCFSTYKFFLLILFYTVALCLYGLATLTAHLVEWWSYAWLRKPYAFHVGFLLVLGTMLAVTLGSFLVMHLFMVSKNGTTIERLRDATFQELGDSFDLGNRYENFVEVLGPRKSLWMIPVFTSLGDGVRFPTRLHPRETRSSLGHLPSW; encoded by the exons ATGCTGCCATCGGTCGACCAGCCTGTTACTCTCATCGAGGATGGTAGCAACGTCCGTCGGGGGAGCTTCACAAAGCCCCGTCCGCTCGCCTGGCTTCCCGTGTTGCTGGTGTCGGCGCTGATTTCCTGTGCCTACTACGCCTATGTTCTGGTTTTCTGCCGGCTTATTGTCGCAGAGGAGAGCACAGCCAAGGCCGTAACGTTCGGCACCGGATTTCATCTGCTTCTGTCCATGTGCATCTG GGGA GTCGTACGCGAAGACGACAGCGACGATGATTCCCGACGTTCCACCAGCGTACCTGTTAAGCGCGGACCAGGAGCAGGTTCTGCCAACTGTCAAAACGAGCGCACGCGGCATGGTCTGCTCGAGATGCTGGCATCGCAGAAAGGCATGTTCACTCGGGGGCCTGGTGGTTCCGCGCGTTACTGCGTGTTATGCCATCTCCTCAAGCCGGACAGATGCCACCACTGCTCCACGTGCCGAAG ATGCATCATGAAGATGGGCCATCACTGTCCGTGGTTCAACAACTGCGTCTGCTTCAGCACCTACAAGTTCTTCTTGCTCATTCTCTTCTACACGGTTGCACTGTGCCTATACGGCTTGGCCACCCTGACAGCCCACTTGGTTGAATGGTGGTCGTACGCATGGCTTCGGAAGCCGTACGCTTTCCACGTGGGCTTCCTCTTGGTCTTGGGCACCATGCTGGCCGTCACTCTTGGCTCCTTTCTCGTCATGCACCTTTTCATGGTGTCAAAGAACGGGACGACGATCGAGAGGCTGCGCGATGCGACGTTTCAAGAACTCGGGGACTCGTTCGATCTCGGGAACCGCTACGAGAACTTCGTAGAGGTGTTAGGTCCGCGAAAATCACTTTGGATGATTCCCGTATTCACGAGTCTTGGCGACGGTGTCCGGTTCCCGACCAGGCTGCACCCACGCGAGACACGGTCGAGTCTCGGGCATCTGCCGTCGTGGTGA